In Melioribacteraceae bacterium 4301-Me, a genomic segment contains:
- a CDS encoding CCA tRNA nucleotidyltransferase, translating to MQINLENKITQIQLLHKISQLAKERNEKVFLVGGFVRDLLLNRIGDELDILIVGDGPQFAEQLAKQIGIKTVTVYKNFGTAQFKYENYTYEFVGARKESYSRASRNPIVEKGTLDDDINRRDFTINTLAISLNAEDFGLLYDKFNSLDDIRNQIIKTPLDPYKTFDDDPLRILRAFRFASQLQFEIDESVLEAAEKMAERLKIVAQERITDEFLKILSSAKPSIGLKYLQKTKVMNIVFPEIANLEGVEQRKDFHHKDVFYHTLIVVDNISAITDNIWLRFAALVHDIAKPQTKKFIEGIGWTFHGHEEIGARMMKEIFNRMKLPHSKLPYVEKLVKLHLRPIALVDDQVTDSAIRRLIVAAGDDLDDLIKLCRADITSKNQSKVNKYLENYEKVMNKVHEVLEKDKLRAFQSPVRGDVIMQVCNLKPSKKVGEIKSAIEEAILEGKIANNFDEAYNYLLKIKDKFLSSES from the coding sequence GTGCAGATAAATTTAGAAAATAAAATTACTCAGATACAGCTTTTACATAAAATTTCTCAACTCGCAAAAGAAAGAAATGAGAAAGTATTTTTAGTGGGAGGGTTTGTTAGAGATTTACTTTTAAATAGAATTGGAGACGAGCTAGATATATTAATAGTTGGGGATGGTCCTCAATTCGCAGAGCAATTAGCAAAACAAATTGGAATAAAAACCGTAACCGTATATAAAAACTTTGGCACTGCTCAATTTAAATATGAAAACTATACTTATGAGTTTGTAGGTGCACGTAAAGAATCTTATTCAAGAGCAAGCAGAAATCCCATCGTTGAAAAGGGAACGCTTGATGATGATATCAATAGACGTGATTTCACTATTAACACATTAGCAATCTCATTAAATGCAGAGGATTTTGGTCTACTATACGATAAATTTAATAGTCTTGATGATATAAGAAATCAAATTATAAAAACACCGCTTGACCCATATAAAACTTTTGACGACGATCCATTAAGGATTTTAAGAGCTTTTCGCTTTGCATCTCAATTACAATTCGAAATTGATGAATCGGTCTTAGAAGCTGCTGAAAAAATGGCAGAGAGATTAAAAATAGTTGCTCAAGAAAGAATAACAGATGAATTCTTAAAAATTTTATCATCCGCCAAACCATCAATTGGGCTGAAGTACCTACAAAAAACAAAAGTAATGAATATTGTGTTCCCAGAAATAGCTAACTTAGAAGGCGTTGAGCAACGAAAAGATTTTCATCATAAAGATGTTTTTTATCATACATTAATTGTAGTAGATAATATTTCTGCTATTACAGATAACATTTGGCTTCGTTTTGCTGCTTTGGTTCATGATATTGCTAAGCCACAAACAAAAAAATTTATTGAAGGAATAGGATGGACTTTCCATGGACACGAGGAAATTGGAGCTCGTATGATGAAAGAAATTTTTAATAGAATGAAGCTTCCTCATTCTAAACTTCCTTATGTAGAAAAACTTGTTAAATTGCATTTGAGACCTATTGCTTTAGTTGATGACCAAGTTACTGATTCAGCTATTAGGCGACTTATTGTTGCAGCTGGCGATGACCTTGACGATTTAATTAAATTATGCAGGGCAGATATAACTAGCAAGAATCAATCTAAGGTAAACAAATATTTAGAGAACTATGAAAAAGTAATGAATAAGGTACACGAAGTTCTGGAAAAAGATAAATTAAGAGCATTTCAATCACCAGTCAGAGGCGATGTAATAATGCAAGTCTGCAACTTAAAACCTTCTAAAAAAGTCGGCGAAATAAAATCTGCTATTGAAGAAGCTATATTAGAAGGTAAAATAGCTAACAATTTTGATGAAGCTTATAATTACCTCCTAAAAATAAAAGACAAGTTTTTATCTTCGGAATCATAA
- a CDS encoding efflux RND transporter periplasmic adaptor subunit encodes MANGKKKNKKKLFIFGGLGLLLLIVILLVAFGGNKETIIQVQTELAAKRTITQVVSATGKINPVFQVTISAEATGEIVELPVEEGDNVRKGQLLLRIKPDIYIAQKNKAEATLAQARATLHSRQAALDQVEADYKRIQGLYGKGLASDADLEMAKSNYLQRLGDLNAQKSFVQNAEAALKEAIENLNKTTIYSPINGTISKRNVELGQRVLGSGYSPGTELLTVADLTNMEATVDVDENDVVLVSVGDTAKINIDAFGDKVFKGVVTQIGNSAKTTGLGTQDEVVNFEVKIKLLNLDPAIRPGMSCDAEIQTETKQNVVSVPIQSVTARTVMPQMTTADKSDDSGGLTTTTETKNGKNNKPKEVVFIVKNGQAKMVEVKTGISDDTYIEIVSGLQGGEEVIVGPYRAVSKELEDGSKISVLSKKKMLEKQNS; translated from the coding sequence ATGGCAAACGGGAAAAAAAAGAATAAGAAAAAGCTTTTCATTTTTGGTGGATTGGGTTTACTTCTACTTATTGTAATACTGCTTGTTGCATTTGGCGGTAATAAAGAAACAATTATACAGGTTCAAACTGAATTAGCTGCTAAGAGAACTATTACTCAAGTTGTTTCAGCTACTGGCAAAATTAATCCGGTTTTTCAAGTAACAATTAGTGCTGAGGCAACTGGAGAAATTGTAGAACTTCCTGTAGAAGAAGGTGATAATGTTCGTAAAGGACAATTGCTTTTAAGAATTAAACCTGATATTTACATTGCTCAAAAAAATAAAGCAGAAGCGACACTTGCTCAAGCAAGAGCAACTTTACATTCACGTCAAGCAGCTTTAGACCAAGTAGAGGCTGATTATAAAAGAATTCAAGGTTTGTACGGTAAAGGTCTTGCAAGCGATGCCGACCTTGAAATGGCAAAATCAAATTACTTGCAAAGACTGGGCGATTTGAACGCACAAAAATCTTTTGTCCAAAATGCTGAAGCAGCATTAAAAGAAGCTATAGAAAACTTAAATAAAACTACAATCTATTCTCCAATTAATGGAACCATTAGCAAAAGAAATGTTGAGTTGGGTCAGCGTGTTTTAGGTAGCGGTTACAGCCCCGGAACAGAACTGCTTACTGTTGCGGATTTAACAAATATGGAAGCTACTGTTGACGTTGATGAAAATGACGTTGTTTTGGTCTCTGTCGGTGATACAGCAAAAATTAATATCGATGCATTTGGCGATAAAGTATTTAAAGGTGTTGTAACCCAAATAGGCAACAGTGCTAAAACAACTGGACTTGGTACTCAAGATGAAGTTGTTAATTTTGAAGTAAAAATAAAATTGTTAAATCTTGATCCTGCTATACGACCTGGGATGTCATGTGATGCTGAAATCCAAACTGAAACGAAACAAAATGTGGTCTCCGTTCCAATACAAAGTGTTACTGCTAGAACTGTCATGCCTCAGATGACAACTGCAGATAAATCTGATGATAGTGGAGGTTTAACTACTACTACAGAGACGAAAAACGGCAAAAATAACAAACCAAAAGAAGTAGTTTTTATTGTTAAAAATGGACAAGCGAAAATGGTTGAAGTAAAAACTGGCATAAGCGACGATACTTACATTGAAATTGTAAGTGGATTACAAGGCGGTGAAGAAGTTATTGTTGGTCCTTATAGAGCAGTTTCGAAAGAACTGGAAGATGGTTCTAAAATTTCTGTGCTATCAAAGAAAAAAATGTTAGAAAAACAAAATTCTTAA
- a CDS encoding tol-pal system YbgF family protein: MTLRILLNRKIISFPNFVLFLVAIANLFFIRLPLLNVFSYEFSVVNAVVLSFFVGLSIIYFNVKDSNYINKLEILFNEKYFYLSIVLIPLLIATINSALFSLCPLGDGYLFYLIITLPSIFFTISLSLLLLNFTSSNWTYFLLIVVLIIIIVILPIAEIYFYPQVYFFNPVIGYFPGVIYDEYVPISIKLISYRASVLFISLLLIYLLRNGRYKTKLKLLVSLLIFLFAFFGLDNILKLNMTTNNLQSRLNKIAISNDFTINYTNLSNNKYIFLITLKHEYYLNQITQELKVSHITPIHSYIFSNSEQKRELIGAGNADLAKPWLNQIYINEEDLDATLKHELLHVISANFGTTPFKLASKFNPALIEGFATAYENNFDDYPIHVVAKIAMDSGYDISIVNLFSGFNFFNNYSTLSYVFAGSFIRFLSEKYGVNVIKKIYADGDFVKHTGKDLAKLESNYKKYLSVLNVNTNPFVAQLYFAGHTIFRKFCVRTAAKFLREANKLYYEGRYKDAYKKFLQIYSYTNSYPALIGCVQSMFKVSEYNQAKEMITKQINKFTKSQYFFNLQLLLADAYILTNNIDSAKTILNRVILENPSHLYTSLALLKEKILQKGIVFYKNFLNAEKVEKFYTALEEYNNSKEKQLIPILLNYAETSDSIAMKIKKVFFDNFRVVNVETSYYAFLLSKYFLNCMDFSAAKYFAEISLEFKKNNYYKDVLEENSKMISWIAKNFNTVESSIKIIK; encoded by the coding sequence GAATTCTACTTAATAGGAAAATTATATCTTTCCCTAATTTTGTTCTTTTTTTAGTTGCTATAGCAAATTTATTTTTTATACGCTTGCCACTTTTGAATGTATTTAGCTATGAATTTTCTGTTGTTAATGCAGTTGTTTTATCGTTTTTTGTTGGTCTTTCTATAATTTATTTCAACGTTAAGGACAGTAATTACATAAACAAATTAGAAATATTATTTAATGAAAAGTATTTTTATTTAAGTATAGTTCTAATTCCACTTTTAATTGCTACGATAAATAGTGCTCTTTTCTCTTTGTGTCCATTGGGTGATGGTTATCTTTTTTATTTAATTATTACTTTGCCGTCTATATTTTTTACAATTTCACTTTCTCTTTTATTATTAAATTTTACTTCTAGCAATTGGACTTATTTTCTTTTAATTGTTGTACTTATCATAATAATAGTAATATTACCTATAGCTGAGATATATTTTTATCCACAAGTTTATTTTTTTAATCCAGTAATAGGATACTTTCCCGGTGTAATTTATGATGAATATGTCCCAATTAGTATTAAATTAATTTCTTACAGAGCCTCAGTTTTATTTATATCTTTATTATTAATCTATTTATTACGTAATGGCAGATATAAAACGAAGCTAAAATTGCTTGTTTCTTTATTGATTTTTCTTTTTGCTTTTTTCGGCTTAGATAACATTTTAAAGTTAAATATGACTACAAATAATCTACAATCAAGATTAAATAAAATAGCGATTTCTAATGATTTTACAATAAATTACACAAATTTATCTAATAATAAGTATATATTCTTAATTACATTAAAACACGAGTATTATTTAAATCAAATAACACAAGAATTAAAGGTTTCACACATCACTCCAATTCACTCTTATATTTTTAGTAATAGTGAGCAAAAACGAGAACTTATTGGTGCTGGTAATGCTGATTTGGCGAAACCTTGGCTGAATCAAATTTATATAAATGAGGAAGATTTAGATGCCACATTGAAGCATGAGTTGCTCCACGTAATTTCAGCTAACTTTGGCACAACACCATTTAAGCTTGCTTCAAAGTTTAATCCGGCTTTAATTGAGGGTTTTGCTACTGCTTATGAAAATAATTTTGATGATTATCCTATACATGTTGTGGCAAAAATAGCAATGGACTCGGGCTATGATATTTCAATAGTGAACCTTTTTTCTGGATTTAATTTTTTTAATAACTATTCTACCCTTTCTTATGTGTTTGCTGGGTCGTTTATTAGATTTTTATCCGAGAAATATGGTGTGAATGTTATTAAAAAAATTTATGCTGACGGTGATTTTGTAAAGCACACTGGCAAAGATCTTGCAAAACTTGAAAGTAATTATAAAAAATATTTATCTGTTCTTAACGTCAATACTAATCCATTTGTTGCACAGTTGTATTTTGCTGGACATACAATTTTTAGAAAATTTTGCGTCAGGACAGCTGCAAAATTTTTAAGGGAAGCAAATAAACTTTATTATGAAGGTCGTTATAAAGATGCATATAAAAAATTTTTACAAATATACAGTTATACGAACTCCTATCCGGCCTTAATTGGGTGCGTTCAGTCTATGTTCAAAGTATCTGAATACAACCAAGCAAAAGAAATGATAACAAAACAAATAAATAAATTCACCAAATCACAATATTTTTTTAATCTACAATTGCTTCTTGCTGATGCTTATATTTTGACAAATAATATTGATTCAGCAAAGACAATTCTTAATAGAGTAATCTTAGAAAATCCTAGCCATCTATATACTAGTTTAGCTCTCTTAAAAGAAAAAATCCTGCAGAAAGGGATTGTTTTTTATAAAAACTTTTTAAATGCAGAAAAAGTAGAAAAATTTTACACAGCCTTAGAGGAATATAATAATTCAAAAGAAAAGCAATTAATACCAATTTTATTAAATTACGCTGAAACATCCGATTCAATTGCAATGAAGATTAAAAAGGTATTTTTTGATAACTTTAGAGTAGTAAACGTAGAAACTAGTTATTACGCTTTTCTTTTGTCAAAGTACTTTTTAAATTGCATGGATTTTTCAGCTGCAAAATATTTTGCCGAAATTTCTCTTGAGTTCAAAAAAAATAATTATTATAAAGATGTGTTAGAAGAAAACTCCAAAATGATAAGTTGGATTGCAAAGAATTTCAATACAGTTGAAAGTAGTATTAAGATAATTAAATAA
- a CDS encoding TolC family protein, with the protein MKQLILCLFFIFTMPTLAQKTLTLDDAVKIALQRNPDLIKAKNNLETYKSQLKSAYGDLLPSLGTQATWNWQRINDAGGVQRDFFGNLVNIPPSQTDNRYYQVGFGGSVVLFNGLANWANISKQSDNLEAARLNLEKFKQNIVLQTSSYYYAVLNAEELMKVREENVKYNQKFLETVQERHRLGAVAIADVYSQQVQLGNAELLLIQAQNTYETAKSNLLNYLGLNVLEEYKFVDPYGEKDSINTDKYMSMFDDVTVMVNQALANRKDFKGQQLLLNAAKSGVTIARGGIFPSLTGNYSFGTSATDPNNLFNRKTWSVGLTLSLPIFSNFNTENNIEFAMASEKNAEEDLNTLQRQIKIEIKQGYLDLTAAKKSLDVATKNVVSAEENRKVNQERYNLGSGTILDVLQADRDYTDALRNKIDALYNFYKAKDALMNSLGKLDYKKYE; encoded by the coding sequence ATGAAACAATTAATTCTTTGTCTTTTTTTTATCTTTACAATGCCAACTCTTGCTCAGAAAACTTTAACTTTGGATGATGCTGTTAAAATTGCTCTTCAAAGAAATCCGGATTTAATTAAGGCAAAAAACAACTTAGAAACCTATAAATCCCAACTTAAAAGTGCTTACGGAGATTTGCTACCAAGCTTAGGAACTCAGGCTACGTGGAACTGGCAAAGGATAAATGATGCTGGTGGAGTACAAAGAGACTTCTTTGGCAACCTTGTTAATATTCCTCCTTCACAGACAGACAACCGCTATTATCAAGTAGGTTTTGGCGGCAGTGTTGTTCTCTTTAATGGCCTAGCCAACTGGGCAAATATCTCAAAACAAAGTGATAATCTTGAAGCAGCAAGGTTGAACCTTGAGAAATTTAAACAAAATATTGTATTGCAAACCTCAAGTTATTACTATGCTGTTTTAAATGCTGAAGAGTTAATGAAAGTGCGTGAAGAAAATGTAAAGTATAATCAAAAGTTTTTAGAGACAGTCCAAGAAAGACACAGATTAGGTGCAGTGGCAATTGCAGATGTTTACAGTCAACAAGTTCAATTAGGAAATGCAGAATTACTGTTGATTCAAGCTCAGAATACGTATGAAACAGCTAAAAGCAACTTGCTTAATTATTTAGGATTAAATGTGTTAGAAGAATATAAATTTGTTGATCCTTATGGCGAAAAAGATTCCATTAATACAGATAAATATATGAGTATGTTCGATGATGTAACTGTTATGGTCAATCAAGCTTTAGCCAACAGAAAGGATTTTAAAGGTCAACAATTATTATTAAATGCAGCCAAAAGCGGCGTAACTATTGCAAGAGGTGGAATATTTCCTTCATTGACCGGCAATTATTCTTTTGGTACAAGCGCAACCGACCCAAATAATTTATTTAACAGAAAAACTTGGAGCGTTGGACTTACATTAAGCTTACCAATATTTTCTAATTTCAATACTGAAAACAATATTGAATTTGCAATGGCTTCAGAAAAGAATGCCGAAGAAGATTTAAATACGCTTCAAAGACAAATTAAAATAGAAATTAAGCAAGGCTACCTCGACTTAACGGCTGCAAAGAAAAGTTTAGACGTTGCAACTAAAAATGTTGTCTCTGCTGAAGAAAATAGAAAGGTAAATCAAGAGAGGTATAATTTAGGCTCAGGTACAATCTTAGATGTTTTACAAGCTGATAGAGATTACACTGATGCCTTAAGAAATAAAATTGATGCACTTTATAACTTCTATAAAGCTAAGGATGCGTTAATGAACTCCTTAGGCAAACTTGATTATAAAAAATATGAATAA